A stretch of Pseudomonas sp. 7SR1 DNA encodes these proteins:
- a CDS encoding FitA-like ribbon-helix-helix domain-containing protein, translated as MFNSDAPSGKITVRNLPSEVLNALSQLAERHDRSLEAEARQAIRAWVQPQIAGEERNTRVTLIGQRLRYLQTEISELRPSKLATPSRLAEALGWTHAGNVERWFAGEEEPSLTELSQIADLLGCKKDWLLHGEGSPYSSVYTRIPEDAFLGSDWLLTPSESGESPKIHLIRNKSESGEFAFVKSFSDWNSQTFSTPYHVSEVIGAGGESSLASLSLVLQGLYKRWTGKGGSSVFVEGYLVSESAYSSLLAGKRHPMNVLRHEEKSCWWEDFWDENQFRDHNYWPGWKNITERIARVIEGRPTLKEQRERLNGIKDNFELSQTPEQNPSALE; from the coding sequence ATGTTCAATAGCGATGCCCCCTCTGGAAAAATAACCGTTCGGAATCTGCCATCAGAGGTCTTAAACGCCTTGAGTCAATTGGCTGAGCGCCATGACCGCTCACTTGAGGCGGAGGCCCGGCAAGCTATACGTGCATGGGTACAACCACAAATTGCGGGCGAAGAACGTAATACACGAGTCACCTTAATAGGTCAGCGCCTACGCTATTTGCAGACCGAAATAAGTGAATTGCGGCCTTCAAAATTGGCAACGCCTTCTAGACTCGCAGAGGCGTTAGGGTGGACGCACGCAGGGAATGTTGAGCGTTGGTTCGCAGGGGAAGAAGAGCCGTCTCTGACAGAACTCTCGCAAATTGCCGATCTGCTAGGATGTAAAAAAGACTGGCTCCTACATGGCGAGGGCAGTCCATATTCTTCCGTTTATACGCGTATACCTGAAGATGCGTTTTTAGGTTCAGACTGGCTTCTAACTCCATCTGAGTCGGGGGAAAGCCCAAAAATCCACTTGATCCGCAACAAAAGCGAATCCGGAGAGTTCGCTTTTGTGAAAAGTTTCTCTGACTGGAACTCCCAAACCTTCTCAACCCCATACCATGTTAGCGAGGTTATTGGGGCAGGAGGTGAGTCAAGTTTGGCCTCGCTTAGCCTTGTACTTCAAGGCCTATACAAACGCTGGACAGGTAAAGGCGGTAGCAGCGTATTTGTTGAAGGCTACTTGGTTAGCGAGAGCGCATACTCTTCGCTATTAGCCGGAAAACGCCACCCTATGAACGTTCTTCGACATGAGGAGAAAAGCTGCTGGTGGGAGGACTTTTGGGATGAGAACCAGTTTCGAGACCATAATTACTGGCCTGGATGGAAAAACATTACGGAACGTATCGCCCGAGTTATTGAGGGGCGACCTACACTGAAAGAACAGCGTGAAAGATTAAACGGAATTAAAGACAACTTTGAATTATCTCAAACACCAGAGCAGAACCCAAGCGCACTCGAGTGA
- a CDS encoding DUF5677 domain-containing protein — protein sequence MSKKKKKTHRSGRNTTPLAGHKRVGKALVPPFMQIPGISFASWSNDRLPEMLWACLIITVVPREAALELFRKIASIGVRYRRPPEENGSGWTLRHSDLQYQSRELVEEIVGIVRQTHTGVQALRPLLLLEGLPAHQWWKTALAVEPNEDDWQTLGKAVQTTFDHQSQEATDVRWVSILFRMALGEIHMPEEEWYELTDYPYRGDMRSVRPSIRAMEMTFADAALHPWPNLFWDYVLQHTTCVAAPLDSRAGESYPEDIQKHLIEVREALLQHWYDSLSSTGLNPKHDGVFGFGFYALACLAEMSMGPLSSAITGRLLLRSLTECRISLAYLVRNGTDEMWKKFRSYGAGQAKLALLKHEEMSGQKPRFVAQATLEALANEDYFQEYVEIDLGHWCGKDLRRLAEESGTKEDYDRYYGWASGFVHGQWGAIRDTNFTHCLNPLHRFHRIPLPFHRMLEPTTDDALHLVNCILDDVNTIYPGFGTRFVLADVSGDEAENPEAPVAPA from the coding sequence ATGTCGAAGAAGAAGAAAAAAACGCATCGTAGCGGTCGAAACACAACGCCGCTTGCCGGGCATAAAAGGGTAGGCAAGGCGCTGGTGCCTCCATTCATGCAAATACCGGGCATCAGCTTCGCTTCATGGTCTAACGACCGACTACCAGAAATGCTCTGGGCTTGTCTCATCATCACTGTCGTCCCTCGAGAAGCAGCTTTGGAGCTGTTCCGGAAGATCGCCTCAATTGGAGTGCGCTACCGAAGGCCGCCGGAGGAGAATGGCAGCGGATGGACACTTCGGCACTCCGATCTCCAATACCAATCTCGAGAGCTCGTAGAAGAAATTGTTGGCATCGTGCGTCAGACCCATACGGGTGTCCAGGCACTGCGTCCCTTGCTCCTGCTTGAAGGTTTACCAGCACATCAGTGGTGGAAAACCGCCTTGGCAGTTGAGCCTAACGAAGACGATTGGCAAACCCTCGGGAAAGCGGTTCAAACCACCTTTGACCATCAATCGCAGGAAGCCACGGATGTCCGTTGGGTCAGCATTCTCTTCAGAATGGCGCTGGGCGAAATCCACATGCCGGAGGAAGAGTGGTACGAACTCACGGATTACCCCTACAGAGGGGATATGCGATCGGTTAGGCCGTCCATCCGCGCGATGGAAATGACCTTTGCCGACGCGGCTCTCCATCCATGGCCGAACCTATTTTGGGACTACGTTCTGCAGCACACCACCTGCGTGGCTGCCCCCCTCGACTCAAGAGCGGGCGAGTCCTATCCAGAGGACATTCAAAAGCATCTCATTGAAGTCCGAGAGGCGCTACTCCAGCACTGGTATGACTCTCTTAGCAGCACAGGACTAAATCCCAAACACGACGGTGTGTTCGGCTTTGGGTTCTACGCACTGGCCTGCCTAGCCGAGATGAGCATGGGACCGCTGAGCTCCGCGATCACTGGCCGACTACTGCTCCGCTCGCTCACAGAATGCCGGATATCCCTGGCCTACCTCGTTCGAAACGGCACCGACGAGATGTGGAAGAAGTTTCGCTCATACGGTGCCGGCCAGGCCAAGTTGGCACTGCTGAAGCACGAGGAGATGTCGGGCCAAAAGCCTCGGTTCGTTGCCCAAGCGACGCTCGAGGCGCTGGCGAACGAAGACTACTTCCAAGAATACGTGGAAATTGACCTGGGCCACTGGTGCGGGAAAGACCTTCGACGGCTGGCGGAGGAATCGGGCACGAAGGAGGACTATGACCGCTACTACGGCTGGGCCTCTGGATTTGTCCACGGCCAATGGGGAGCAATTCGGGACACCAACTTCACTCACTGCCTGAATCCTCTACATCGCTTCCATCGCATCCCACTCCCTTTCCATCGCATGTTGGAGCCCACAACAGATGACGCATTGCATCTGGTGAACTGCATACTTGATGACGTGAACACCATTTATCCAGGCTTCGGCACTCGCTTCGTTCTTGCGGATGTATCAGGAGACGAAGCAGAAAATCCAGAAGCTCCTGTGGCGCCAGCTTGA
- a CDS encoding ATP-binding protein: MDYSRIRGMESGQRLAFEELICQLAHLDRPAADAEFRRIEGAGGDGGIEAYWLLKDTSEIGYQAKYYLKSSEIDWANIDESVKQALTIHPSLTKYVIAIPCDLTDKTGRKGGGMTGWEHWATHKAKWESLVPTGKQVEFVPWTASTITDRLIRPNAEGLRNFWFGDVELSECWFREKIELSVKSLEERYHPEDHVEVRIEKLFKVALHDESVASEIRKQIAKLCDTISLEKVERNLGEKAIPIAINIRDAAKSLEILALDITTDPWRPWPIAECTESANEISKQLSQLWSAKWESDASKEKPKNGHDQDSSDLEYRLGKIGGEVDSLLSLLGNEYFDGENSRTILLYGRAGTGKSHLLGSIAQRATLEGRRAVLILGQHLSSGNLWKQITSRLELGDITSDVFLKTLSAACEATGKRGLLLVDAINEGAGRRLWNAELAEFITKVEKYRNLVLVISCRTEYTKNIIPEPVLDRLPSFEVRGFETTGEQARAARIYLSKRGISQPNSPWLSEEFVNPLFLRSACIALQKDKKTSFPLGLNGTRDVFIFYLKSIARNLGVGQDGTETLVPPTIQALGAIALDMADKRRDYVPQSQAIQIVGQRFEGHPAPTGTNWLEVLQRNGLFRVDPGQQGDDGNLFDYPEDIIRFSFQRLQDHLMADALLKEVQDPSTALENGSLSFIHDGEQLDWEWTGLVEALSIQLPERFNRELLDLLPGDINCWANDYEVRESFIESLRWRNSSAFTERTLAIYEALQSHFNNYFDIIIQLSTIPDHPFNAQFTHKKLLSMKIAERDSSWTRQINNLSLDEGSIARRLIDWSALEQSEDAAPNIQYLCAITLTWFTSSTCRELRDKATKALTSLLRHNLSLYKELSEAFQTVDDLYVVERLHTAAYGACCIDPSKERLPIFAEVAYRSVFDRDVVPLSIHLRDSALGIIELAKFHESLPVSIDIQRARPPYGTKPIRLTVTEDSLKKVVEKAGDSQISHSCTGWIGDFANYEIQPRVGSFLNISLRKPEPLSADELYKRFEEDVINHCQERSETLRMMHSFRENSFRMLLEYENAEESEENKTLFKRCETLLLLLLTPTEKRRYTKEYKPRFDASAGRHDRQPHIDAKAAQFWVAKRAYGYGWTAKRFPHDQSFLHQHGRERPAGERIGKKYQWLALDELLCSLADNNWMSESAYHGSRQYSGPLDIGFHRDIDPTVSLPDEARRAPKLSIPKHEISMRDTSEAELCKWPFEEDPSVNMKNLIDRVDSEGRKWVVLNEHRSVSEYYKDKAKREHGLRKQEWRFLLPIVVRQKDEKRLIEYLLAKHDIEVNDWSTRGATNSAFLLEAPWRSTWDQEQWSLMEFRDIGEVEIAYPCYQYYWESHCDASLPDGAQALLPAPWLAHRLGLKVDADNPNVYLDSTGTPCFVSGRSRDDGSHAFIDGKLFDAFLKEDSLSCVWVFVAERGAWPGGGNSHASWRRSEGFVWLKRGKPQMHHWNDDADKGELRDSSSPGLVRTVSAPIDAPND; encoded by the coding sequence ATATTGACGAGTCAGTTAAACAAGCTCTCACGATTCATCCTTCTCTGACAAAGTATGTTATTGCCATTCCATGTGACCTTACTGATAAGACAGGTCGAAAGGGTGGAGGCATGACTGGATGGGAGCACTGGGCAACGCACAAGGCTAAGTGGGAAAGCCTTGTTCCTACAGGGAAACAAGTAGAATTTGTTCCCTGGACAGCCTCCACCATTACTGACCGACTGATACGACCGAACGCTGAAGGGCTTCGTAATTTTTGGTTTGGCGATGTTGAGCTTTCGGAATGTTGGTTCAGAGAAAAAATTGAGCTGTCTGTTAAGTCTTTGGAAGAGCGCTATCATCCCGAGGATCACGTTGAAGTACGAATCGAAAAGCTATTCAAAGTAGCGCTTCATGATGAAAGCGTAGCTTCTGAGATCCGGAAGCAAATAGCCAAGCTCTGTGACACGATTAGCCTGGAAAAGGTTGAGAGAAATCTAGGCGAAAAGGCAATCCCAATAGCCATTAACATCCGCGACGCAGCTAAAAGTCTAGAGATATTGGCGCTAGACATAACAACAGACCCATGGCGCCCATGGCCCATTGCAGAATGCACAGAATCCGCCAATGAAATCAGTAAACAACTGTCACAGTTGTGGTCTGCCAAATGGGAGTCTGACGCATCCAAAGAAAAACCCAAAAATGGGCATGACCAAGATTCTAGCGACTTAGAATACAGACTCGGCAAAATTGGCGGAGAAGTCGATTCTCTGCTCTCGTTACTCGGAAACGAGTATTTTGACGGAGAAAACTCACGAACTATCCTCTTATATGGCAGAGCGGGAACGGGCAAATCTCACCTACTGGGGAGTATCGCGCAACGGGCCACGCTGGAGGGAAGAAGGGCGGTATTGATCTTGGGGCAGCATCTTAGCAGCGGCAACCTCTGGAAACAGATCACTTCGAGGCTAGAGCTGGGCGACATCACCTCTGACGTCTTCCTTAAAACTCTAAGCGCTGCATGTGAGGCTACTGGTAAACGAGGCCTACTTTTAGTCGACGCCATAAATGAAGGGGCTGGCCGGAGGCTCTGGAATGCTGAGCTGGCGGAGTTCATCACTAAAGTTGAAAAATACCGTAACTTGGTACTGGTAATCAGCTGCCGAACAGAGTACACGAAAAATATAATCCCAGAGCCAGTGCTTGACAGGTTGCCCTCTTTTGAAGTCCGAGGCTTTGAGACGACTGGCGAGCAAGCAAGGGCAGCCCGAATCTATCTTAGCAAGCGTGGAATATCTCAGCCAAACAGCCCCTGGCTATCTGAGGAGTTTGTTAATCCGCTCTTTCTTAGAAGTGCATGTATCGCCCTTCAAAAAGATAAAAAAACCTCATTTCCACTAGGGCTTAATGGAACTAGAGACGTATTTATATTCTATCTAAAAAGCATCGCTCGAAATCTAGGGGTAGGCCAGGACGGCACCGAGACCTTAGTACCGCCTACTATCCAAGCTCTGGGCGCAATAGCTTTGGACATGGCGGACAAACGCCGTGACTACGTTCCTCAGAGCCAAGCCATACAAATCGTAGGGCAGAGATTTGAGGGTCACCCTGCACCAACAGGCACAAACTGGCTTGAAGTGCTTCAGCGCAATGGGTTGTTCAGGGTAGATCCAGGCCAACAAGGTGATGATGGCAACCTATTTGATTACCCAGAAGACATCATCCGATTCAGCTTCCAGAGATTGCAGGATCATCTGATGGCTGACGCCCTGCTCAAAGAGGTTCAAGACCCTTCGACAGCCCTTGAGAATGGCTCTCTCAGCTTTATTCATGATGGCGAGCAACTCGATTGGGAGTGGACTGGCCTGGTTGAAGCTCTTTCTATACAGCTTCCTGAGCGCTTCAACAGAGAACTGCTAGATCTATTGCCTGGCGACATCAATTGCTGGGCAAACGATTATGAAGTTCGCGAATCGTTTATTGAGAGCCTGAGGTGGCGCAACAGCAGTGCCTTTACTGAACGAACTTTAGCAATATACGAAGCACTCCAGAGCCATTTCAATAATTACTTCGATATCATTATTCAACTCAGCACGATCCCTGACCACCCTTTTAACGCGCAGTTCACTCACAAAAAGCTGCTCAGCATGAAGATAGCTGAGCGCGATTCATCCTGGACTCGCCAGATCAACAATCTCTCTCTTGACGAGGGAAGTATCGCCCGACGCCTGATTGACTGGAGCGCACTTGAACAAAGTGAGGATGCGGCCCCTAATATTCAGTACCTCTGTGCTATTACCCTCACTTGGTTCACCTCTAGCACATGTAGGGAGCTTCGGGACAAAGCAACGAAGGCCCTCACCTCGTTGCTACGTCACAACCTGAGCCTCTACAAAGAACTGAGTGAGGCCTTCCAGACCGTTGATGACCTTTACGTCGTTGAGCGCTTGCACACCGCCGCTTACGGTGCCTGCTGTATAGACCCAAGCAAAGAACGGTTGCCGATATTTGCAGAGGTTGCCTACCGATCCGTGTTTGACCGTGATGTGGTGCCTCTGTCGATACATCTCAGGGACTCGGCACTTGGAATTATCGAGCTTGCCAAATTCCACGAGAGCCTACCTGTTAGCATCGACATCCAGCGTGCCCGTCCGCCGTACGGGACGAAACCAATTCGACTCACTGTCACGGAAGATTCTCTCAAAAAAGTCGTCGAAAAGGCTGGTGATTCACAAATCAGTCACTCCTGCACTGGATGGATTGGGGATTTCGCCAATTATGAGATTCAACCTCGGGTCGGTTCATTCCTGAACATTTCGCTGAGGAAGCCTGAACCGCTCTCGGCGGATGAGCTATATAAGCGTTTTGAAGAGGATGTGATCAATCATTGCCAGGAGAGATCCGAGACTCTCCGCATGATGCATTCCTTCAGAGAAAATTCATTCAGAATGCTCCTAGAATATGAAAACGCTGAAGAATCTGAAGAAAATAAGACATTATTCAAGCGGTGCGAAACTCTGCTTCTCTTACTACTGACCCCGACTGAGAAGAGGAGATACACCAAGGAATACAAGCCGCGCTTTGATGCCTCAGCGGGTCGCCACGACAGGCAGCCACACATAGACGCCAAAGCCGCTCAATTTTGGGTCGCGAAACGGGCCTATGGTTATGGTTGGACAGCCAAGCGCTTCCCCCATGACCAAAGCTTCCTGCATCAACATGGCCGCGAGCGCCCCGCTGGTGAGCGAATAGGCAAAAAGTACCAATGGCTAGCTCTCGACGAGCTTCTGTGCAGCCTTGCTGACAATAATTGGATGTCTGAGTCGGCCTACCATGGCTCTCGTCAGTATTCAGGCCCGCTAGATATAGGATTCCACAGAGACATCGATCCCACAGTTTCGCTTCCAGACGAGGCTCGGCGCGCTCCAAAGCTCTCAATCCCCAAGCATGAAATCTCCATGAGGGACACCTCTGAGGCCGAGCTGTGCAAATGGCCCTTCGAGGAAGACCCCTCTGTGAACATGAAGAACCTCATAGACAGGGTGGATTCCGAAGGACGCAAATGGGTCGTTCTCAATGAACATCGCTCTGTATCCGAATACTACAAGGACAAAGCTAAACGTGAGCACGGACTCAGAAAACAGGAGTGGCGATTCCTTCTGCCAATAGTCGTGAGGCAGAAAGATGAGAAAAGACTCATTGAATACCTGCTTGCCAAGCACGACATTGAGGTCAACGATTGGTCAACTCGGGGCGCCACCAACTCCGCTTTTTTACTCGAGGCGCCTTGGCGTTCTACGTGGGATCAGGAGCAGTGGTCGCTGATGGAATTCCGCGACATCGGCGAAGTTGAGATCGCCTATCCCTGCTATCAGTATTACTGGGAATCGCACTGTGACGCCTCGCTGCCTGATGGAGCTCAAGCGTTGCTACCTGCCCCTTGGTTAGCTCACCGGCTTGGCCTCAAAGTTGATGCTGACAACCCCAACGTCTATTTGGACAGCACAGGCACGCCTTGCTTCGTGAGCGGCAGAAGCCGAGATGACGGTTCGCACGCATTCATTGATGGAAAACTTTTCGACGCTTTCCTCAAGGAAGACAGTCTCTCTTGCGTCTGGGTGTTTGTTGCCGAACGTGGTGCTTGGCCCGGAGGTGGTAATTCGCACGCATCCTGGCGTCGCTCTGAAGGCTTCGTATGGCTGAAAAGGGGGAAACCTCAAATGCACCATTGGAACGATGATGCCGACAAGGGTGAGTTGCGCGATTCATCAAGTCCCGGCCTCGTGCGGACAGTCAGCGCCCCAATTGATGCACCCAACGACTGA